The following proteins are encoded in a genomic region of Microcoleus sp. FACHB-68:
- a CDS encoding GNAT family N-acetyltransferase: protein MTGKTFYQDFLIRSWQPQDRAGAAAIIRDVLAEYGLGWEAAGADRDVLEIEACYLSAGGEFWVIEKQAQLVGTGAYYPVKRGINAVEIRKMYLLPEARGQGLGKFLLQQLEKAIADRNFQTIWIETASVLKEATRLYESSGYQPATGVETSRCDRVYVKHLLP, encoded by the coding sequence ATGACAGGCAAGACATTTTATCAAGATTTTTTAATTCGTTCGTGGCAACCGCAGGATCGAGCCGGCGCTGCGGCGATCATTCGGGACGTTTTAGCTGAGTATGGTTTGGGTTGGGAAGCTGCCGGTGCAGATCGGGATGTATTGGAAATTGAAGCGTGTTACTTATCTGCCGGCGGCGAGTTTTGGGTAATTGAAAAGCAGGCTCAACTGGTGGGCACCGGCGCTTATTATCCGGTGAAGCGGGGCATTAATGCGGTGGAAATTCGCAAAATGTATCTTTTGCCCGAAGCAAGAGGACAAGGATTAGGTAAATTCTTACTGCAACAGCTAGAAAAAGCGATTGCCGATCGCAATTTTCAAACGATTTGGATTGAAACCGCCAGCGTATTGAAAGAAGCTACACGTCTCTATGAAAGCAGCGGTTATCAACCGGCAACTGGGGTAGAGACGAGCCGGTGTGATCGGGTATATGTCAAGCATCTATTACCCTAA
- a CDS encoding GAF domain-containing protein, with protein sequence MAQVSLKKILSKKECLSALQNLIAAMGKAISVEDTDGKILIGSELKNPSEKYPVEVSDEVIGSVSGDESASAVAGLLSYLANKELEKKTLALELLDKYRESEFFYETSQKITASLDLKEVTKLIVEEAQRLIEATGGSVMLVNESTDKLEIVSAFGQEWNLNLTRKLGEGIVGSIVLTGKGEIVNEVLSDARYIADHEPISSLICVPLKTKDKVIGALALSSTCPFTYRAEDLKLLTMLAFQAASVIENALLHENKLKESRRDALLFRLASQIRLSLNLDTILETAVSEIRTLLQIDRCQFIWYRPAAQKKEELRLKQEEFVFPHSQLSTLNYSSWEVVHESKKSDLPSLLGCCSAVEIGSFTQNLLKMERFQADAVANLSDPVLQKFFEGRGIKSVLALPIQTRSGAIGVVSCASSENVRPWSEHEVELLHAIANQLALALDQAELYDQTRIAAAVAQAQTQELQQTLHELQQTQSQLIQSEKMSSLGQLVAGVAHEINNPVNFIYGNLSHAHDYTQQLLQLLELYQQGNQNLIEAYAEEIELEFLIEDLPKLLSSMHLGVDRIRQIVLSLRNFSRVDQAQMKPVDIHEGIDSTLLILQHRLKTTSGKTGIQVIKEYGNLPQVECYAGQLNQVFMNILSNALDALEEQEQPGIITISTEALEPYAGGVTIRIRDNGPGMTEAVKSKLFDPFYTTKPVGKGTGLGLSISYEIVVDKHRGVLRCLSQPGEGTEFVIEIPVTQSAAFKLAG encoded by the coding sequence ATGGCTCAAGTTAGTTTAAAGAAAATTCTTTCTAAAAAAGAATGCTTGTCTGCGCTCCAGAACCTCATTGCTGCAATGGGTAAAGCCATTAGCGTTGAGGATACAGACGGCAAAATCTTGATAGGAAGCGAACTCAAAAATCCCAGCGAGAAGTATCCTGTCGAAGTTTCAGATGAAGTGATTGGCTCGGTAAGTGGAGACGAGAGTGCATCTGCTGTCGCCGGCTTGCTTTCTTATTTAGCAAATAAAGAACTAGAAAAGAAAACCCTAGCACTTGAATTATTAGATAAATATAGAGAAAGTGAATTTTTTTATGAAACCTCTCAAAAAATCACTGCTAGCTTGGATCTTAAAGAAGTTACTAAATTGATCGTTGAGGAAGCCCAAAGACTAATAGAGGCAACCGGCGGCTCAGTCATGTTAGTAAATGAAAGTACCGACAAGCTTGAGATCGTTTCCGCATTCGGTCAAGAATGGAATTTAAACCTAACCCGAAAACTCGGTGAAGGCATCGTTGGCAGCATTGTATTAACCGGCAAAGGAGAAATCGTTAACGAAGTCTTATCAGATGCTAGATATATTGCCGATCATGAGCCAATTAGCTCTTTAATTTGCGTTCCTTTAAAAACCAAAGATAAAGTCATCGGTGCCCTCGCACTCAGTAGCACTTGCCCGTTCACCTATCGGGCAGAGGATCTTAAACTCCTCACCATGCTTGCTTTTCAGGCAGCCTCAGTCATCGAAAACGCATTGCTTCATGAAAACAAGCTCAAAGAAAGCCGGCGAGATGCCTTACTTTTCCGGTTGGCTAGCCAGATCCGTTTATCCTTAAACCTCGACACTATTTTAGAAACGGCAGTGAGCGAGATTCGCACACTTTTACAGATTGATCGCTGCCAGTTTATTTGGTATCGACCGGCAGCCCAGAAAAAAGAAGAATTGAGATTGAAACAAGAAGAATTTGTTTTTCCCCATTCTCAACTATCAACCCTTAATTATAGTAGTTGGGAAGTGGTACATGAATCAAAAAAATCTGATTTACCAAGCTTGTTGGGCTGCTGTTCTGCTGTAGAAATTGGAAGTTTCACGCAGAACCTGCTAAAGATGGAAAGGTTTCAAGCCGATGCGGTGGCAAATCTTAGCGATCCGGTTCTGCAAAAATTCTTTGAGGGACGAGGCATTAAATCTGTATTAGCGCTGCCTATACAAACGCGATCAGGGGCAATTGGTGTAGTGAGCTGTGCGAGTAGTGAAAACGTGCGACCCTGGAGTGAGCATGAAGTGGAACTCTTGCACGCGATTGCCAATCAACTCGCACTGGCACTCGATCAAGCAGAACTTTACGATCAAACTCGCATTGCCGCCGCTGTTGCCCAAGCGCAAACCCAAGAGTTGCAGCAAACCCTCCACGAATTGCAACAAACCCAATCTCAATTAATTCAGAGCGAAAAGATGTCTTCTTTGGGACAATTGGTTGCCGGTGTCGCTCACGAAATCAACAATCCCGTTAACTTTATTTACGGCAATCTTTCCCACGCCCATGACTACACCCAACAGTTACTTCAACTGTTGGAACTTTATCAGCAGGGCAACCAAAATCTAATTGAAGCCTATGCAGAAGAGATTGAACTGGAATTCTTAATCGAAGATTTACCCAAATTACTGTCATCTATGCATCTGGGAGTTGATCGCATCCGCCAGATTGTGCTGTCATTGCGAAATTTCTCGCGAGTGGATCAAGCGCAGATGAAGCCGGTAGATATTCACGAGGGAATTGATAGCACTTTGTTGATCTTGCAGCATCGCTTGAAAACAACATCAGGAAAGACAGGAATTCAGGTTATTAAAGAGTACGGCAATCTGCCACAAGTGGAATGCTACGCCGGCCAACTTAACCAAGTTTTTATGAACATTCTGAGCAACGCCCTCGATGCTTTAGAGGAGCAGGAACAACCGGGTATTATCACCATTTCTACCGAAGCTTTAGAACCCTATGCGGGCGGCGTGACGATTCGGATTCGAGATAACGGCCCAGGCATGACTGAGGCAGTTAAATCAAAATTGTTTGACCCGTTTTATACCACAAAGCCGGTGGGAAAAGGCACCGGATTGGGGCTATCGATTAGCTACGAAATTGTGGTAGATAA